In Labilibaculum sp. DW002, the genomic window TTTACATCATCGAAAATATTTGGAGCAATTAAAGTGTGATAAACAGCAGTGTAAAACACTCGTTTTGCTGCTTCATCTTTTGTTTTAATTTGAATTTTTTCAAGCTCCTTATTCCATTTGGCTTTATTATCTGCTAGAATTTCTTTGAAATTCCAATTTGGCATTTCTGTATTGATATTCAATAAAGCATTCTCCATACTTACAGGAGACATACCAAACTTAAAAAGAACCTCTTCAAATGCTTCCGTTTTAAATTCTAAACATGCCTTAACAGAAGTTCCTTCTGCAGCATCTCCTTGTATTAAATTCTCGCCATTGTAAACAATAATATCTTTGATTGGTTTCGATAAAACCATTGCAAAATACTCACGCTGATCACTAGCCCATCCAGTTGAAAAACGGTAGCCAGCAACAATTGTATCATTTACCTTATGAACAAATGTTTTTGTAGCCGTATCTCCATTTCCCTCTTCTAAATCAATAATTAATTTCGCATCATCTGATTTTGGATAGGTAATTTTATGCAATGCTACTCGTTCAGTAGTAGTCATCTCAATTCCAATATCGTATGTGTCCAAATGTACTTTATAGTACCCAGGCTCAACTTTTTCAGTATTATGATTGTAGTAAGATGCATATCCACTTTCTGGATTTTCCTGTGAACCAGGATTCATTTTTAAATCACCTACTACGGGCATAATTAAAAATTCTCCTAAATCAGTACAACCTGTACCACTCAAATGCAAATGTGAAAATCCTTTTACTATACTATCTGAGTAATGATATGAAGAACACCAGTCCCAACCTTTGTGAAAATTACTTGGTCCGGCTTGAATTGCTCCAAACGGAACGCTTGCTCCAACAAAAACATGTCCATGTCCTCCTGATCCAATTAATGGATCGACAAATTGGATGTAATCATTTCCTCCTTTAGCTTGCTCTTTATTACAGGAAAGTAATGCTGAGCAAAAGAAAAACAAGAGAATTAGTGTTTTAAAAGAAATATGGTTTCGCATTTGGTTTTGGTTCTTTGATTGTTCTAAAGATTGCTATATGTTGTAGCTCAAAGGCTATTTTTATCTTCTAGTTAATACACCTTTTGATAAAAGGCTATAAAACGATCCTTCCTTTTTAGGTGGAAGCAAACCTTATTCTTAACTCTAATTGGAATGTCAGACGAATAGACATTCTTAAAAATCTTATAAAAGGGAGCTGCCTTAAGACAGCTCCCAATATTGTATTTATCAATTAATCTTCAACAACGTTCCATGAGATACCTCTCATATCACCTTGGTAAGTTCCTGTTTCATCAGAGAATTTAACGCCTTTCACTCTATCAAGAGGGAAATAAACATTCAATCCAGCTTCTGTACCATCAATGACAGCATCAAGGTCGGCAGCATCACGAGCAACATCCCATAAACGGAAATCTTTCATGTAACCATCCATTTTACCCCAGCCATTACCAAGCCACATTTCACCCCATCCTGAGTTGTTTGGAGCACCTATGTCTTCTTGAATACCTTTGGCAACTCCATCAACATATAATATAGTTGTTCTAGCAGCGTCATCATGAACAATAGCAACATGTTGCCATTCTCCCGCTTTAATGGATAAAGCTTCTGCTTTTGGTCCTTGCCATCCATTTCCAGCATTCGTAAAGTTCCAAAGGCGACCTGTATTTAATACATTCTCTTCAGTAAGTTCTTCATAACCATAAACCCAGATTCCGTACTCTCCATTATTAAAGAATTCACCTGTACCGTATCCAAAGAAAGACTTAACTTTTACATTAAACTCAACAGTGTAATCTTCTTGAGGAGTATAATTTGGCGTAATTCTTAAACCAACTGCAGAAGGAACATCACGATCAATCAAGATACCATCAGCATCACCTACTAACATTGAATTAATCAAGTCAGTTGCGGCAGCTAATGCATCAGCTTTATCATCTAAACCTGATTGACGAGTCTCATTAATAAGAGCATCATTAGCATCAACAATTAAAGCATCGATATAAGCAATTGTTCCAGCAGGATAATCACCATCCATATCACCTTCAACAACTGTAGCCTTAAAATCAGTAATATCCTGAATTGCAGCAGTTAATTTAGCTTTGTCTAAAACGATTACTGGTGGTTCGCTTATCCACTCTACTTTACCTTTAATCGTTGCAGTGTATTTCCCTGTAACATCTACAAAAGATTCTCCTAAATCTGATCCAAAAGGAAAATAGCATTCTAAACCAGACTCTGTACCTTCGAATGAAGCAGTTCTATTTGCATTAATGGTAGATTCGTCTAATACAGAATTCCACACTCTAAAATCTTTCACCAAAGTATTACAGACACGATCAGTCCATGTTGGGCTGTTACCAATAACAAATGGAGCGTCAGCAGCTACTAAGTGAGTATTATCTACTTCAGCAACTTTTGAACCATTAATAAATAATTCATGATGAGTTCCCGTACTTGTCATGGTTACATCCATCCAATCTCCAGCTATCATAGTTCCTGGGCCAGCTTGATCACCTGAATCTACCCAATTACTATTACCTGTTACGATCTGAATTTTACCATCGCCGAAATATCTAGCTCCAAATCCACTATCTGGTCCCATTTGCTCAGCAGAGAATAAATTATTTGAATACCCTTTAGTATTCAGATCAACGATATAACATTTCAATTCAATTGTCCATTCTCCACCTAATACAGTCTTAATGTTATCAGATATCTGAATATAAGTATCATTTTCTTGCTGAATCCAAGGCATTGCTACTGCAACTGTATTTGCTTTAAAAATGTCAATGTAACGTTGCAATTTAACAGCTGCATCCGAAATATCTTCTTGATTATCTGCTCTGTCGATAGTCCATAAAACCCAATCAACAACTGTTTGCAATTCTGCTTTGGCTCCTGGCTTAAAATCTCCAGCATTTATACCTTCTTCACTGTTTGCAATTAAGCCTTCAGCCTCAGTAACTAGAGCTTCAAGAGAACTAGTCTCAAAAGTCCCACTTTTATCATCATCATCACAAGCTGAGATAGTAAAGACCATCAGAAAAGCAGCCAGATATGACAACATTTTTATATTTAATTTTATTGCTTTCATATAATAAAGTTTAAATGATGTGCATCAACCATAAATGAATCAATGCACATTCATCTGTTTTTTATTTAAAAATTGCTATTCATTAAACCAGAACCATCTTTTGTTTTGGTATCTGCAGTATCCCACCAAAGTCTAATATCCATTTTATCAGAATCTAAAGTGTTTAAAGCAGATGGCATGTTTACCTCATCTTGAAGATGAGCATTATCAGGATAACGTACTCTCTTAACCCAAGTACCTGATGCTACAGATGAACTACCACTTACTCCATCTTTTGGTAGCGTAATGTCTGGATAATCAGTTCTTCTGAAATCAGCCCATCCTTCTACTCCGTTAGGAAAGTTAGCTAACCATTTCTGAGTAATCAATTGCTTTAATTGTGCTTCATTACTTCCAGAAAGATTTGTTAAACCATCTACATAGCTTGTTGCATCACCTCCGTCAACTCCAACATAATCCATTGAAGCTTCTACACCTTCTAAGTATAATGCATTTGCATCACCAGAAACCCAACCTCTTAGAGCTGCCTCAGCCTCCAAAAATTTAACTTCAGAGTAGAACATTACTGGACAATACATTCCATTCTCTCCTCCATCGCCAACAAAATCAACATAACCACCTTCTAGATTGATCGTTGCAAAGTTTTTATCAGCATCTGCAGGAACAAGATTGTATCCATTTTCGATACCTAAATACTTATCAAAACCAGCATCTTCTTTAGTTGTAGGTTCTCCATCAACTTGATAAGCAAACCATTTAGCAGCTCTTGGATCCTCTCCAACAGTAGACTGGTTGTATAGGTAATCTGAGAATGTTTTAGACATTCTAATGTTATTCCAGTTCCAAGCCATTTGGTGCAAATAATCGTACCATCCTTTGCTCCACATAGGAACTTTTGCTACATCAGCATTACTTGTCATTAATCCACCAGGACCATTAACTGCTGCTTGAGCTTCAGCTTGTGCTTTAACTGCATCAACATTAGAAATACGCATTGCCAATCGTAAACGTAAAGAGTTTCCAAATTTACGCCATTGTAATGCATCTCCATTAAAAATTATATCGTAACCATCACCATATGCATACTGAGCAGCATCACCTGTAATGTTTGTAATTGCAGCATCAAGCCTTGCAAATAAATCCGTATAAATCTCTTGTTGAGACGTATAAGGCACAGCTTCACCTGTTCCTGCATCAAAATATGGAATATCTCCATAGGTATCGGTCATTCTTGACCACCAATAAACCATCCAGATATCTTTAATTGCAACTGCATCAACAAATACTGGATCTTCTCCAACCATATCTTGAATCGCAACAGCTTTACGTAACATATCTGCATAATGCTCTCTCCACTGGTTTCCTATCCAACCGTCCACATACTCGTAACGAGGTGAACCAAATCCAGATACAGTGTTTGCCCAATACTGAGAATATAGGTCTGGGTACAAATTAACATTACGTTGGTAATTTGAAAAAGTCCCTTGAATCATTGTGTTGAAGAAAAACTTCGGCTCAACATCAACAACTGCATCCTTTCTGACATTCATGTCATCAAAATCGTCAGAACATCCTGTGCTCATAACGGATAGTCCCAATGCAAGTAGTACTATATATATTTTATTCATAATCTTATCCTTTTTAACTATTAAAAACCAACATTAAGAGAGAACCCATAAGTTCTAGTAGAAGGAACTGGAGAAAAATCAAATGCCTGAGCAGCAAAAGCTGTACTGTAAGCACTTGCATCTGGAGCAGTTCCTGGTGTATCCTTGTAGAAGTATAATAAGTTTCTACCAACAAGTGATACCCTTGCACTCTTAATCGGATTATGAGGTATTTTACTCAATAGAGATTTTGGTAGGTTGTAACCAATAGCTACTTCCTTCAATTTCATGTGTGAAGCATCGTACATGAATTCTTCATCTACTTTTGCCATTTGTCTCCAGTATTCTTCAGCAGAAACAATAACATTATTTGCTCCACCAGCAGCAGTTACACCATCAACAAAGAAAGCCATTCTGTTGTTTTCTGTTGTTCTTTCAGCAGTTCCTGCAGATACAGCTCCACGTTCCGAAGAAGAAAGGATATCTCCACCCTCTTGAATTGAAACTAATGCACTTAAGAATAAACCTTTGTAATCTACACTCAAATTAATAGAACCTGTCCAATCTGGTTGGATATTTCCAATAACATGATCATCACCTTGAGCAACCGTCATTAAACCGTTTTCATCAATAATGATTTCACCATTTTCGCTACGCTCGTATACACTACCTCTAATTACTCCTAACTTTTCACCAGGAATAGCCATTACATTAGAACCAAAATTATACTCAGGAATACCAGGAGCTAATTTCTCCATCATACTCTCGTTTTTCGCAAAATTAAAGTCTAAACCTATCGTTAAATCCTTAGTCTTAACAGGAACAGTTGATAACATCAACTCAATACCTTTGTTGGTAATTAATCCTGCATTAATCAGTAAAGTTTCATATCCAGAACTTATAATACCTGGAGCAGGTAAAATTTGATTCTTTGTCTCTTCGTTATAGTAAGTAAAATCAATACCTACACGATTACCTAAAAATCTTAAGTCAGCACCAACTTCCCAAGAAGTAGAAATCTCAGGCTTAAGATCTTCAATAACTCTTTGTTGTTCTACGATACCTCTTGTTAAGTTAAAGTTACCACTCTCCAATCTAAATGATTGACTTGTATTATATGGAGTTGTAGCCTTTCCAACTTTTGCCCAAGAACCTCTTACTTTAGCGAATGACACCCAATCTGGCAATTCTGTCATTTCAGAAACAATACCACTTAAACTAAGAGATGGGTAAAAATATGAGTTATCGTAATCCGCATCAGCTGCAGTTAATGTTGACGACCAATCATTACGAGCTGTGAAATCTAAAAACAACATGTTTTTATAAGCAACTTGTCCAGAACCGTAAATAGAACGAACTTCACTTTCTAAAGCTGATTCAGAAGCTTTAATATTTGCTCCAGCAGCTAAGAAAAAATCACCTTCTGACGATAAGCGACCAGAATTTGCGCTCAACCCTTTAGATACACGTCTCATGCTGTTTGCACCAAGGTTTACTCCAAGTGTGAAATCTTCATTCAATTCTTTATTGTAAGACAATAAGAATTCGTAGTTTTCTTCCTTAAAGTTTGACTGAGTTGGATTGTAGTTTGGTCTACTTGAATCTACATTATCAGCAAACAAATATCCTTCAACTGAAGTAAAATCATAAAAATCCATTCCATACTTAAATTTTGCCTTTAAGTCAGAAGTAATTTTGATGTTAGCAGCCACATAACCAAAAGTTCTATTCTTTTCGTCATAATTTGTTGTTTGAGCTTGCAAGAAATATGGATTTCTGTAATTAGCATTTGCAGTTGTATAAAGTTTTTCAACATGCTGTCCACTTACGATATCATATCCTGGAGCTAAATCTTGGTTACGAATATTCATTGGCATACTATTAAAGTATGATACGTATGAATAATTTCCAATTTCAGGACGCTCATTA contains:
- a CDS encoding SusD/RagB family nutrient-binding outer membrane lipoprotein produces the protein MNKIYIVLLALGLSVMSTGCSDDFDDMNVRKDAVVDVEPKFFFNTMIQGTFSNYQRNVNLYPDLYSQYWANTVSGFGSPRYEYVDGWIGNQWREHYADMLRKAVAIQDMVGEDPVFVDAVAIKDIWMVYWWSRMTDTYGDIPYFDAGTGEAVPYTSQQEIYTDLFARLDAAITNITGDAAQYAYGDGYDIIFNGDALQWRKFGNSLRLRLAMRISNVDAVKAQAEAQAAVNGPGGLMTSNADVAKVPMWSKGWYDYLHQMAWNWNNIRMSKTFSDYLYNQSTVGEDPRAAKWFAYQVDGEPTTKEDAGFDKYLGIENGYNLVPADADKNFATINLEGGYVDFVGDGGENGMYCPVMFYSEVKFLEAEAALRGWVSGDANALYLEGVEASMDYVGVDGGDATSYVDGLTNLSGSNEAQLKQLITQKWLANFPNGVEGWADFRRTDYPDITLPKDGVSGSSSVASGTWVKRVRYPDNAHLQDEVNMPSALNTLDSDKMDIRLWWDTADTKTKDGSGLMNSNF
- a CDS encoding LamG domain-containing protein encodes the protein MKAIKLNIKMLSYLAAFLMVFTISACDDDDKSGTFETSSLEALVTEAEGLIANSEEGINAGDFKPGAKAELQTVVDWVLWTIDRADNQEDISDAAVKLQRYIDIFKANTVAVAMPWIQQENDTYIQISDNIKTVLGGEWTIELKCYIVDLNTKGYSNNLFSAEQMGPDSGFGARYFGDGKIQIVTGNSNWVDSGDQAGPGTMIAGDWMDVTMTSTGTHHELFINGSKVAEVDNTHLVAADAPFVIGNSPTWTDRVCNTLVKDFRVWNSVLDESTINANRTASFEGTESGLECYFPFGSDLGESFVDVTGKYTATIKGKVEWISEPPVIVLDKAKLTAAIQDITDFKATVVEGDMDGDYPAGTIAYIDALIVDANDALINETRQSGLDDKADALAAATDLINSMLVGDADGILIDRDVPSAVGLRITPNYTPQEDYTVEFNVKVKSFFGYGTGEFFNNGEYGIWVYGYEELTEENVLNTGRLWNFTNAGNGWQGPKAEALSIKAGEWQHVAIVHDDAARTTILYVDGVAKGIQEDIGAPNNSGWGEMWLGNGWGKMDGYMKDFRLWDVARDAADLDAVIDGTEAGLNVYFPLDRVKGVKFSDETGTYQGDMRGISWNVVED
- a CDS encoding SusC/RagA family TonB-linked outer membrane protein, with translation MKKCYLRNLHSGLSNPLGTGSKIGIFALLFAIMVLPLSANANVDNLTDNNSTVSATQQVVTGAVTEDSGMSLPGVSVVVKGTTIGTVTDIEGNYEISVPDANSVLVFSFVGMLTQEITVGSQAVINVVMATDALQVDEVIVTALGIKRDKKALGYAVQDVKSEELTQAGNSDLVSSLAGKVAGVQINQSGGGVGGTSRIEIRGTSSLSGNNAPLWVVDGVPFDNGNSRDGSIWGGTSRAGGAFDLNPEDIESVSILKGPNAAALYGERGGNGVVLVTTKKGTRGKGLGISYSGGFTMSKAAYMLDLQDKYGQGTNGAYDNSSKSSWGPEMNGQMLESWTGEMLPYEAQKDRLEDFTRTGTTQKHNVAFTGGNDDGAYRVSVGKDIMKGIYDEHEVEKLTFDLRADYDINNWLNVDTKVSFFKTEGNERPEIGNYSYVSYFNSMPMNIRNQDLAPGYDIVSGQHVEKLYTTANANYRNPYFLQAQTTNYDEKNRTFGYVAANIKITSDLKAKFKYGMDFYDFTSVEGYLFADNVDSSRPNYNPTQSNFKEENYEFLLSYNKELNEDFTLGVNLGANSMRRVSKGLSANSGRLSSEGDFFLAAGANIKASESALESEVRSIYGSGQVAYKNMLFLDFTARNDWSSTLTAADADYDNSYFYPSLSLSGIVSEMTELPDWVSFAKVRGSWAKVGKATTPYNTSQSFRLESGNFNLTRGIVEQQRVIEDLKPEISTSWEVGADLRFLGNRVGIDFTYYNEETKNQILPAPGIISSGYETLLINAGLITNKGIELMLSTVPVKTKDLTIGLDFNFAKNESMMEKLAPGIPEYNFGSNVMAIPGEKLGVIRGSVYERSENGEIIIDENGLMTVAQGDDHVIGNIQPDWTGSINLSVDYKGLFLSALVSIQEGGDILSSSERGAVSAGTAERTTENNRMAFFVDGVTAAGGANNVIVSAEEYWRQMAKVDEEFMYDASHMKLKEVAIGYNLPKSLLSKIPHNPIKSARVSLVGRNLLYFYKDTPGTAPDASAYSTAFAAQAFDFSPVPSTRTYGFSLNVGF